In the genome of Anabaena cylindrica PCC 7122, the window CTTTGTGGGAAATATTAAGTGATGAAACATCAGTTCACACCTTAGCTGGACGTTCTGCAAAAGCTGTGAATAGCTTTGCAGCGATGATTAAAAAAGGTCAAGAACAAATTACAAAAGTGCCTGGTTCAGAAATTTTGCAAGGAATTTTAGAAGACTCTGGTTATATTGAAGATTTGCAAAATCAAGGTACAGATGAAGCGGATAACAGAATCAGCAACGTTAATGAATTGTATAATGCCATTTTACAATTTCAAGAAGAAAACGAAGGTGAAGATATTTCCTTACAAGCATTTTTACAAAGTGCTGCACTTAGTTCAGATTTAGATAACTTAAAAGAAGGACAAACAGCAGTTTCTTTAATGACATTACACGCTTCTAAAGGGTTAGAATTTCCGGTAGTATTTTTAGTAGGGTTAGAACAGGGGCTTTTTCCTGGTTACCGTTCCTTAAATGACCCCTCAGCCTTGGAAGAAGAACGCCGTCTGTGTTATGTGGGTATTACTCGCGCTCAAGAACGTTTGTTTTTATCCCATGCGAGAGAACGCCGTTTGTATGGTTCTAGAGAACCCGCAATGCGATCGCAATTTCTAGACGAATTACCCACAGAATTATTAACTACCAGAAATAAAGTTAGTCGCTCTTTTACTAAAACCACACCTGCAAAAACTGGTCAACAAGAAACCATCGAAAGCTGGCAGGTAGGAGAAAAAGTACTACACAAATCTTTTGGAATTGGGGAAATAACCCACATTTTTGGGGAAGGAAATAAAGTGACTGTAGCGATTAAATTCGCTAGTTTAGGACAGAAAATTATTGACCCCAGAGTCGCAAAATTGCAAAGAGTGGAGTAGAAATATGTATAGATAAATAATACCAATTTTATAGGAGGCTGCACAAAATAATCACATCAATTGAATTATGTGCGTTTATGTGCGGTCAATTATTCTTGATATCTTAACTCTATGCAACTTCATATCAATTTGGTATCACTAGTAAATCCATGAACTTAAATATTTCGCAAAAACTGAAACGTCGGCAATTTTTATTACAAGCTGCAATGACCAGCAGTAGCATTGTAGCGACAAACCTGGGGTCAAAATCAGGTTTAGCACAGACACCTGCATTCATCACATTAGATAAAAATCGCCCGTCTATACCCTATGGTGTTGCTAGTGGGGATATTAACGGCAATAGTGCTGTCATTTGGAGTCGGTGCGATTGCACTGCACGAATGATTATAGAGTATGCTGCCGATGAGAACTTCCGCAATAGTCGTCGGATATGGGGACAAGTAGCTGCGGCTAATACTGACTTTACCACCCGGACTTATTTGGGGAATCTACCACCAGGACAAGATATATTTTACCGCGTCACTTTTCAAGATTTAAAAGATACTAACATTTACAGCGCTCCAGTAATTGGACATTTGAAAACTGCTCCCCAAGGAAGAGGAAAAGATATATTTTTTGCTTGGTCTGGAGACACCGCAGGTCAAGGCTGGGGAATTAATTCCGAGTGGGGTGGGATGAAAATTTACGAATCTATTCGGAAACTCAACCCTGATTTTTTTATCCATTCAGGTGATTATATTTACGCTGATAATCCGATTAAATCGGAAGTAAGCTTAGACGACGGCAGCATTTGGAAAAATATCACTACTGAAGAAAAATCAAAAGTTGCCGAAACCTTAAAGGAATTTCGCGGCAACTATATTTATAACTTGTTAGATGAAAATGTGCGTCGTTTTAACGCTCAAGTTTCGCAACTTGTACAATGGGACGATCATGAAGTGAGAAATAACTGGTATCCAGGGCAAATATTAGATGATGGGAGATACAAAGTTAAGGATATTTCTTTATTAGCCTCAAGGGCAAAACAAGCATTTTTAGAATATACTCCTATCCGGTTTAATCCTCAAGATCCAAAACGCATTTATCGCTCTTTTAATTATGGACAATCACTAGATGTTTTTATGCTAGATAAACGTAGTTATAGAGGTAAAAATTCTCCTAATAACCAAACAGTAGCAAGTACAGAAACAGCATTTTTGGGTAGTAATCAAATACGCTGGTTAAAGAATCAGTTAAAGAACTCAAAAGCAACTTGGAAAGTAATTGCCAGTGATATGCCTATTGGGTTAATAGTTCGTGATGGTAAAACTGACTTTGAAAATGCTGCAAATGGAGATGGAAAAGCATTAGGAAGAGAGTTAGAATTAGCTGATTTATTAAGTTTCATAAAAAACAGCAATATCCAAAATATTATTTGGTTAACTGCTGATGTACATTATGCCGCAGCCCACTATTATGATCCTAATAAAGCTCAATTTACCGACTTTAAACCTTTTTGGGAGTTTGTCGCTGGACCTCTCAATGCTGGAAATTTTGGCCCGGCTGAATTAGATAATACATTTGGACCAGAAGTGAAATTTCAAACTGCATCTCCAGATATTAAGCTTAATCAAGCACCAAGTTCAGGTTTGCAATTTTTTGGAGCTGTAAAAATTGATGGCAAAACTGAAGTTTTAACTGTTAGTTTGCATAATTTGGAAGGTCAAAAAATTTATAGTTTAGATTTGCCTCCAGAGGTTTAGCAAAGCGTCCGAGATGTTAAGGTAATTTATTTTCTGGATACAAGCTTACAGCAGATTGCAGATCAATGAGGGACAGAATCTAAATTCAAAGCTAGACACCAAGCCAGTTTTAATCCTGACTCCTGAATTCTGCTGTATCTTCTATTGCTATACTTAAAAAAACCACAAGCGCGAGGGTATTATGACCTCCACTAAAGACTTTACCACTTCTGGAATCACTCTTCCAGACCATACTCAGCTTCCAGAATCGGACGGAACTTTTGTAAAAAATTTTCAGGAACATCCGCAAAGCATTCTACTAACTGATTCCATTAAACCTGTATTGCAGAAACTTCATCCTGACGGACAATATTGTATAGGTCAAGATAGTGGTATTTACTGGCGTGCTACCGACCCTCCAGAGCGCGGTGCAGAAGCTCCCGACTGGTTTTACGTTGCCAACGTCCCACCAAGTCTAAATGGGCAAATGAGACGGTCTTATGTGCTTTGGCAAGAGTATATCTCTCCATTAATTGTTTTAGAATTTGTTTCTGGAGACGGTTCACAAGAACGAGATAAAACTCCTTGGAAAGGAAAATTTTGGATATATGAACAGGTGATTCATCCAGCTTTCTACGGTATTTATGAAGTGAATAAAGCCAGTGTGGAATTTTATCATTTAATTGAAGGGCAATATCAATTATTACCAGCAAATGAACGGGGACATTATCCTGTTACAGCATTGGGAGTTGAGTTAGGAATTTGGCAAGGTGAGTATCAGAATGTAGAATTACCTTGGTTGCGTTGGTGGGATTTAGAAGGTAATTTGTTGTTGAGTGGAGAAGAACGGGCTGAACAGGAATACCAAAGAGCTGAACAGGAACACCAAAGGGCTGAACAGGAACGTCAGAAGAACGATCGCTTAATTGCCCAATTGCGATCGCTCGGTATTGAACCAGAAGCCTGATCAAGTCTAATATCTATCTTACTACTCACCACTCCAAGCACAGAAAATATCTGCACCTGGAGAGATTTTTTTATCTTGTTTTTCCCAGGGTTGTGATATATAGAACAGCTTCATCACTAGGAATACCTAGAACATCATTAACTTGTTCATCAAAAAAGCCACCAATACCGCTGACACCTAGATTAAGGCGAATTGCTGCTAAATTGAGCTTTTGTCCCAAATGCCCGGCATCCATATGTAAATAACGGTAAACGCGGTCGCCATATTGAGCGATCGCTGATTTCAAATCAGCAGTATGAAATAACACCGCTGCCGCATCCCGTCCTAATTCCTGTCCTAAACACAGAAAATGTAACTCACGCCGAAAATTTTTAAAGCGAATTTGCCTTAATTCCTGCGCTTTGGGTGCATAATAATAACAGCCAGAATCTAATCCTGTTACTCCTGAAACTGCAATAAATGTTTCAATTAAATTTAAATCAAAGTAATCGGGAGCAGTATCTAAACCTTGGTCAAGATAATTTTGCGCCTGGTAGGTAAAATCGAGTAAAGCTTTGAGTTCATCAAAATTTAAATTATCTCCACTATAAGCACGAGTAGAACGTCGCTTATAGATAGTATTTTCTAATTCTGACAGATTTTCTCCCCAGTTAATTGGTGTGGTGACAGTAGAAACTTTTTCACAAAAAGGAAAATTATATTTATCCTCTAATGACCTTTCTGATTGTACCGTTGGTAAATTCATCTTGCCAGTTGTATTAGATTGAATTTGGGTACTGAGATGAAAATATTTCAATAGTTCACCATCAGGAATTACAGGATAATTGATTTCGGTACTTGAAGGTAAAGCCGTTTTTCCCAAAGGTAAATTTTGTTGGACATCTAACAAATCTGCCAAGGCAATGACAGCAGTTGCACCTTCTTGTTGAGGATCAATATAAAGGAGATCATTAACAGCTTCATCTATAAAACCGCCGATTAAATGAGGACGATAATCACTAATTCCACAAGCCAATTCAATATTGCTTAAAAGATGTCCTGTATCCAGGAAAATCCGACGGTAAGCCCTATCTTCATAACGCCAAGCTGAACGATAAAAAACCGCAGTCGTGATAATAGCTAGTTGAGTATGTTCTAGAGTGGGATGCCATAAACAAGCTGTTTGTAATGATTGCCAAACATCATTTTCCCAATATTGCATCAAAGAATGAGTCCGGCATTGATAGTTGTACAGTCCAGGTGGTAGCAACGGTGTACCACGAGACACCAAATATACTTCTGCTGGATATAAACCCCCAGCACTGGGAGCAGAGCGTAAATATACCGCACTACCCATAGAAGGCATTTTTGCCGTTAGTCCGTAGCTGTGAAATAGCAGTTGCGAAAGTCGCCGCCACCATTTAGCATCTGGGTTATGGGCAAAAGTCTCTGGTTCTTCTTGCAAATAGGGTTTAAGGTCAAAATCTGAGCCAATTTTGTATTCTTTAAACGGTACTGGCTGCTTAGACCAGTCTAAAGTCTGACCTTTAGAAGCAAGCGTTTCCGGGTCGTATTTAGTTCGCTCATGGTAGTGCTGGGCAATTGATTGGTGTATTTCTGGCATATTAATTTTAATACCCTAGAGGGGAGTTCTGTTTCTTGATCTTGACATTCATCAGCCTCATTATTTCGTGTTAATGAGTACAATCTTTTGAAGATTGAAGGACTGGAAAGATCGGGAGGTTAATAACCCAATGACCAATTACGAATTATCAAATGATACCTGTACGTCAAACTTTGTCAAAGAGCGATATTCAACTGTCTTACCTGGAATGGAACCAAGGTGAAAAACCATTACTGTTATTACATGGTATGGCGGATAATGCCTTGGTGTGGTCTAGCTTAGGAGATTATTTAGCAGATGATTACCATATAGTTGCACCGGATATGCGTGGTCATGGTGAGAGTAGCAAGCCAGAGAAGGATTATAGTTTTGAGAGTGCGATCGCTGATTTGGAAACATTAATGGATAAACTGGGATGGTCTGCTGCCCATATCGTCAGTCACTCCTGGACAGGTAAATTAGCCGCTATTTGGGCTAGACAAAACCCAGAACGCCTACGGAGTATCACCCTCATAGATCCAATTTTCATTTGGAAAATGCCCAGTTTCCTCAAATTAACTTTTCCTCTCTTGTACAGCGTTTTACCTTTCCTAAAAAGCATGGGACCCTTCGCCAGTTATGAAGAAGCCGAACAAAAAATCAAACAACTCAGCCAATATCAAAACTGGACTTCCATACAACAGCAAATCTTCCAAGCTGGAATAGAACAAAAACCTGATGGAACTTGGGGTAGCAAATTTACAATCGCTGCCCGTGACGGAATTTTTGCAGCAGTCATGGAAATACCAGGTTTTATCAACCCAGTAGATACTCCTGCCCTCTTTATACAACCAGAAAAAGGTGTAAACCGCCAAAATTGGCAAATTAAACCCTATAAAGACAACCTCAAAAATCTCACCCTAAAAAAAGTTCCTGGCAATCATTGGCCATTTTTAACCCAACCAGAAGAATTTAACCAAACAGTAGCCACATTCTTAGCCCAACAAAACTAAAACTCCGCGTTACTCAGCGTTAACCTCAGCGTCCCTCTGCATTTTAAACCTCCCCAAATTATGAGCCTTTGTATCAACCCAGTTTGTCCTCAACCCAACCACCCCGACAACGACGAAAACCGCTTTTGTCAAACCTGTGGTTCCCAATTAGAACTATTAGGAAGTTATCGAGTTATGCGCTTAATAAGTGACAAAACTGGGTTTAGCAAAGTCTATGAAGCTTATGAAAAAAACATCCCAAAAATCCTCAAAATCCTCAAAGAAGAATTAGCCAAGGATACCAAAGCAATATCACTATTTCAACAAGAAGTAAATGTTTTAGCACAGTTAAATCATCCTGGTATTCCCCAAGCCGAAGGTTACTTTCAATATCAGACCAGAGTTGGTTTAACTTTGCATTGCATGGTTATGGAAAAAATTGATAGTCTCAACTTAGAACAATGGCTCAAGCAACAACAAAACCGCCCTATTTCTGAAGCACAAGCAATAGCTTGGTTAAAACAATTAGCCGAAATCTTATCATTAGTTCATGACAAACAATATCTTCATCGAGATATTAAACCAGCTAATATCATGATTCGTCCTGATGGACAATTAGTATTAATTGACTTTGGTACAGCCAGAGAACTTACCAAAACCTATTTGACTAATGGTGGAGGAATCACAGCAATTACATCATCTGGTTATAGCCCTCCAGAACAAATGAATGGTCAAGCCATACCGCAATCAGATTTTTTTGCATTAGGACGCACATTTGTATTTTTAC includes:
- a CDS encoding alpha/beta fold hydrolase, giving the protein MIPVRQTLSKSDIQLSYLEWNQGEKPLLLLHGMADNALVWSSLGDYLADDYHIVAPDMRGHGESSKPEKDYSFESAIADLETLMDKLGWSAAHIVSHSWTGKLAAIWARQNPERLRSITLIDPIFIWKMPSFLKLTFPLLYSVLPFLKSMGPFASYEEAEQKIKQLSQYQNWTSIQQQIFQAGIEQKPDGTWGSKFTIAARDGIFAAVMEIPGFINPVDTPALFIQPEKGVNRQNWQIKPYKDNLKNLTLKKVPGNHWPFLTQPEEFNQTVATFLAQQN
- a CDS encoding alkaline phosphatase D family protein, which encodes MNLNISQKLKRRQFLLQAAMTSSSIVATNLGSKSGLAQTPAFITLDKNRPSIPYGVASGDINGNSAVIWSRCDCTARMIIEYAADENFRNSRRIWGQVAAANTDFTTRTYLGNLPPGQDIFYRVTFQDLKDTNIYSAPVIGHLKTAPQGRGKDIFFAWSGDTAGQGWGINSEWGGMKIYESIRKLNPDFFIHSGDYIYADNPIKSEVSLDDGSIWKNITTEEKSKVAETLKEFRGNYIYNLLDENVRRFNAQVSQLVQWDDHEVRNNWYPGQILDDGRYKVKDISLLASRAKQAFLEYTPIRFNPQDPKRIYRSFNYGQSLDVFMLDKRSYRGKNSPNNQTVASTETAFLGSNQIRWLKNQLKNSKATWKVIASDMPIGLIVRDGKTDFENAANGDGKALGRELELADLLSFIKNSNIQNIIWLTADVHYAAAHYYDPNKAQFTDFKPFWEFVAGPLNAGNFGPAELDNTFGPEVKFQTASPDIKLNQAPSSGLQFFGAVKIDGKTEVLTVSLHNLEGQKIYSLDLPPEV
- a CDS encoding SagB/ThcOx family dehydrogenase; translated protein: MPEIHQSIAQHYHERTKYDPETLASKGQTLDWSKQPVPFKEYKIGSDFDLKPYLQEEPETFAHNPDAKWWRRLSQLLFHSYGLTAKMPSMGSAVYLRSAPSAGGLYPAEVYLVSRGTPLLPPGLYNYQCRTHSLMQYWENDVWQSLQTACLWHPTLEHTQLAIITTAVFYRSAWRYEDRAYRRIFLDTGHLLSNIELACGISDYRPHLIGGFIDEAVNDLLYIDPQQEGATAVIALADLLDVQQNLPLGKTALPSSTEINYPVIPDGELLKYFHLSTQIQSNTTGKMNLPTVQSERSLEDKYNFPFCEKVSTVTTPINWGENLSELENTIYKRRSTRAYSGDNLNFDELKALLDFTYQAQNYLDQGLDTAPDYFDLNLIETFIAVSGVTGLDSGCYYYAPKAQELRQIRFKNFRRELHFLCLGQELGRDAAAVLFHTADLKSAIAQYGDRVYRYLHMDAGHLGQKLNLAAIRLNLGVSGIGGFFDEQVNDVLGIPSDEAVLYITTLGKTR
- a CDS encoding Uma2 family endonuclease, coding for MTSTKDFTTSGITLPDHTQLPESDGTFVKNFQEHPQSILLTDSIKPVLQKLHPDGQYCIGQDSGIYWRATDPPERGAEAPDWFYVANVPPSLNGQMRRSYVLWQEYISPLIVLEFVSGDGSQERDKTPWKGKFWIYEQVIHPAFYGIYEVNKASVEFYHLIEGQYQLLPANERGHYPVTALGVELGIWQGEYQNVELPWLRWWDLEGNLLLSGEERAEQEYQRAEQEHQRAEQERQKNDRLIAQLRSLGIEPEA